In Halogranum gelatinilyticum, the following are encoded in one genomic region:
- a CDS encoding glycoside hydrolase family 3 N-terminal domain-containing protein, producing MTETNEADDHVETLLDEMTLREKAAQLAGTYVGTMEETRTIEDAEEMVREHGIGFVTPFGYGGAPYHDSTEVVEVANELQRVAREETRLGIPILIPVDAIHGHAYIDDTAVFPHNVGVAAARDRDLAERIGAITATEVAATGASLTYGPTCDVARDQRWGRAFETFGESPYLVGELASAKARGLRSAPVDVAAMAKHFPAYGEPERGEDASPVDKSLSSLYRDFLPPFEQVLDEGVEGIMPSYNSINAEPSHGSRYWLTDVLRDELGFDGYVASDWNGVNMLHRDHGVAVDQQGSIERAFTAGLDVHSLGEIDHVDHLVDLVESGAVDEEAVDVSVRRVLQLKADLGLFEDPYVDPDESAEALDNDAHREAALDAARESMTLLKNDDDRLPLDPETDEVLVTGPNADSLFNQVGGWSLMEPDDLDGTTVREGIEGVVADGTTVIHEPGADIDEADPESRDAAVAAAEDADAAVVVLGENWYIHEFGPEVINGPTDSFPNRTQLTLPDAQRDLLEAVHETGTPTVLVLVTGRPLAVSWAAEHVDAILQAYYPGAEGGTAVAETLFGDNNPSGKLPISVPRSEADLPVRHNYLPHPHPIGPDEHLPTYDPLFAFGHGLSYTDFEYRELSVAEESLTAGDSVTVSVRLANTGDRSGDEVVQLFGGRDHSSVVTPVEELVAFERVSLDPGDETVVDFEIDSSAFDVVRPDGSSRFESGPVSLRCESLETSLDARVDHC from the coding sequence ATGACAGAGACGAACGAGGCAGACGATCACGTCGAGACGCTGCTCGACGAGATGACGCTCCGTGAGAAGGCAGCCCAGCTCGCCGGAACCTACGTCGGGACGATGGAAGAGACGCGTACCATCGAGGACGCCGAAGAGATGGTCCGCGAACACGGAATCGGCTTCGTGACCCCCTTCGGCTACGGCGGGGCGCCGTACCACGACTCGACGGAGGTCGTCGAGGTCGCGAATGAACTCCAGCGCGTCGCCCGCGAGGAGACGCGGCTCGGGATTCCGATCCTCATCCCGGTCGACGCCATCCACGGCCACGCCTACATCGACGATACGGCGGTCTTCCCGCACAACGTCGGCGTCGCCGCCGCCCGCGACCGCGACCTCGCCGAACGCATCGGTGCCATCACCGCGACCGAAGTCGCCGCGACGGGCGCGAGTCTGACCTACGGGCCGACCTGCGACGTCGCCCGCGACCAGCGGTGGGGACGCGCCTTCGAGACGTTCGGCGAGTCACCGTATCTCGTCGGCGAACTCGCCTCGGCGAAGGCCCGCGGACTGCGTTCCGCGCCGGTCGACGTCGCCGCGATGGCGAAGCATTTCCCGGCCTACGGCGAACCCGAGCGCGGCGAAGACGCCTCGCCGGTCGACAAGTCGCTGTCGTCGCTCTACCGGGACTTCCTCCCACCGTTCGAGCAGGTGCTCGACGAGGGCGTCGAGGGTATCATGCCCAGCTACAACTCCATCAACGCCGAACCCTCTCACGGCTCGCGATACTGGCTCACGGACGTCCTCCGCGACGAACTCGGCTTCGACGGCTACGTCGCCTCCGACTGGAACGGGGTCAATATGCTCCACCGCGACCACGGCGTCGCCGTCGACCAACAGGGGTCTATCGAGCGGGCGTTCACCGCCGGTCTCGACGTCCACTCGCTGGGCGAGATCGACCACGTCGACCATCTCGTCGACCTCGTCGAATCCGGCGCGGTCGACGAGGAGGCAGTCGACGTCTCCGTCCGGCGCGTCCTGCAGCTCAAGGCCGACCTGGGGCTGTTCGAGGACCCCTACGTCGACCCCGACGAGTCGGCCGAGGCACTCGACAACGACGCCCACCGCGAGGCCGCCCTCGACGCGGCCCGCGAGTCGATGACGCTCCTGAAGAACGACGACGACCGTCTCCCCCTCGACCCCGAGACCGACGAGGTGCTCGTCACTGGTCCCAACGCGGACAGCCTGTTCAACCAGGTCGGCGGCTGGAGTCTCATGGAGCCGGACGACCTCGACGGGACGACCGTCCGCGAGGGAATCGAGGGAGTCGTCGCCGACGGGACGACCGTGATCCACGAGCCTGGGGCGGACATCGACGAGGCCGACCCCGAGAGCCGTGACGCCGCCGTCGCGGCGGCCGAAGACGCCGACGCTGCCGTCGTCGTGCTCGGCGAAAACTGGTATATCCACGAGTTCGGCCCGGAGGTCATCAACGGGCCGACCGACAGCTTCCCGAACCGCACACAGCTCACCCTGCCCGACGCCCAGCGCGACCTCCTCGAAGCAGTCCACGAGACCGGCACCCCGACGGTGCTCGTGCTCGTCACGGGGCGGCCGCTCGCCGTCTCGTGGGCGGCTGAACACGTCGACGCCATCCTGCAGGCCTACTATCCCGGTGCCGAGGGTGGGACGGCAGTCGCCGAGACGCTCTTCGGCGACAACAACCCGAGCGGGAAGCTCCCCATCTCGGTGCCGCGCTCGGAGGCCGATCTGCCAGTGCGGCACAACTACCTGCCGCATCCACACCCCATCGGTCCCGACGAACATCTGCCGACGTACGACCCGCTCTTCGCCTTCGGCCACGGGCTGAGCTACACGGACTTCGAGTACCGCGAGCTCTCCGTCGCCGAGGAGTCACTCACTGCGGGCGACTCGGTGACGGTATCGGTCCGCCTCGCGAACACGGGCGACCGCTCCGGCGACGAGGTCGTCCAACTGTTCGGCGGCCGCGACCACTCGTCGGTCGTCACGCCGGTCGAAGAACTCGTCGCCTTCGAGCGCGTCAGCCTCGACCCCGGCGACGAGACTGTCGTCGACTTCGAGATCGACTCGTCGGCGTTCGACGTCGTTCGGCCCGACGGGTCGAGCCGCTTCGAGTCCGGCCCGGTCTCGCTGCGGTGTGAGTCGCTGGAGACCTCGCTGGACGCCCGCGTGGACCACTGCTGA
- a CDS encoding NAD(P)/FAD-dependent oxidoreductase, with the protein MLNRVSKTDRSPIIPESLSTVSDPLPSDICIQQTKTGRANIFTRVVVSATINRNNNARLVNSNMPQVDSYDVVVIGAGSIGCSTADHLADDHDVLVLEKGELEESASANASAFISDWWFFLEGEYIPGVTAKIRDYFRELSATGGFEFYDQPFISLVDEEDINTPETRKMRENAEKIPGIEYFNADELAEAYPDVLNLEGFVGGIVDTEAGYVKPRPYLRAMKERAERRGAEFEFGTEVTGIETEAGSVAGVTTDTGDLVQCDSVVVAAGTHTESVVAEFTDLPVRPFVICAAAVRGDPSFSGSVPTTSGRGTLIGPNADGDLLVGDEYWIEDLDSIPRDFPEEAQEKVGKLLPQLFTGFDGGLEYVDGGEHHCPEGITITPDQVPVIDEVGDVDGLVVADGSRGAVSLAPVIAVAVQSILTGTETEFSLDRFAIDRFDLEDPEYDLPMITEPRS; encoded by the coding sequence ATGCTGAATCGGGTTTCCAAAACCGATCGATCCCCTATTATCCCAGAAAGTCTATCGACTGTATCAGACCCCCTACCTAGTGATATTTGTATACAACAAACTAAAACGGGTAGAGCGAATATCTTCACTCGAGTAGTGGTGAGCGCCACTATCAATAGAAATAATAATGCTCGGCTGGTGAATTCAAATATGCCACAGGTAGACAGCTACGACGTTGTCGTGATAGGCGCAGGTTCCATCGGATGCAGCACTGCCGACCATCTCGCAGACGACCACGACGTTCTCGTTCTGGAGAAGGGCGAACTCGAGGAGAGTGCGTCGGCGAACGCGAGCGCGTTTATCTCGGATTGGTGGTTCTTCCTCGAAGGCGAGTATATCCCAGGCGTGACGGCGAAGATCCGCGACTATTTCAGGGAACTGTCGGCAACCGGCGGGTTCGAGTTCTACGACCAACCCTTCATCAGTCTAGTCGACGAAGAAGACATCAATACCCCCGAGACGCGGAAGATGCGCGAGAACGCCGAGAAGATCCCCGGTATCGAGTACTTCAACGCTGACGAACTCGCCGAAGCGTATCCGGACGTATTGAACCTCGAAGGCTTCGTCGGCGGCATCGTCGACACCGAGGCGGGCTACGTCAAGCCGCGCCCGTATCTCAGGGCGATGAAAGAGCGCGCCGAGCGAAGGGGTGCGGAGTTCGAGTTCGGGACGGAGGTTACAGGAATCGAGACGGAAGCCGGCAGCGTCGCCGGTGTGACGACCGATACCGGTGACCTCGTCCAGTGTGACAGTGTCGTCGTCGCGGCTGGTACACACACCGAGTCGGTGGTAGCGGAGTTCACCGACCTTCCCGTCCGGCCGTTCGTCATTTGCGCAGCAGCGGTTCGGGGCGATCCGTCGTTCAGCGGATCGGTACCCACGACCTCCGGCCGCGGGACGCTCATAGGGCCAAACGCCGACGGCGATCTCCTAGTCGGTGACGAGTATTGGATCGAGGATCTCGACAGTATTCCCCGGGACTTCCCTGAAGAGGCTCAAGAGAAAGTCGGTAAACTCCTCCCACAGCTCTTTACGGGATTCGACGGCGGACTGGAGTACGTCGACGGCGGTGAACACCACTGTCCGGAGGGGATCACCATCACGCCGGACCAGGTACCCGTCATCGACGAAGTCGGCGACGTCGATGGGCTAGTCGTCGCCGACGGCAGTCGTGGTGCTGTGTCACTCGCACCTGTCATCGCCGTTGCAGTGCAGTCGATTTTGACTGGGACGGAGACGGAATTCTCTCTGGACCGGTTCGCTATCGACCGCTTCGACTTAGAGGACCCAGAGTACGACCTCCCCATGATAACCGAACCCCGCTCGTGA